The following are from one region of the Corylus avellana chromosome ca1, CavTom2PMs-1.0 genome:
- the LOC132188581 gene encoding monooxygenase 2-like isoform X1 — protein MMETGEDIVIVGAGIAGLTTSLGLHRLGIRSLVLESSDRLRVTGFSFTTWTNAWRALDAVGLGDSLRQHHQRLYGNVTSSTISGHQTSETSFEAKGKHGVHEVRRVKRNMLVEALAKELPSGTIRYSSKVVSIEESGFYKLLHLADGTILKTKVLIGCDGVNSVVAKWLGFNKPAFTGRSAIRGRVDFKRDHGLGNKFMQFFGKGARSGFLPCDDNTVHWFFTWTPSSSQEKEIKNNGAEMKRLVLSKLGKMPDEVRAVIENTDLDSFISSPLKYRHPWELLWGNISKGNACVAGDALHPMTPDIGQGGCAALEDGVVLARCLAEALLKEPSGEKLPEKEEYKRIEMGLKKYAKERRWRSIELITTAYMVGFFQQGDGKVMNFFRDILAAYMAGLLLKRADFDCGKLSIS, from the exons ATGATGGAAACAGGGGAAGACATTGTGATTGTGGGAGCTGGAATTGCTGGTCTTACAACATCCTTAGGACTTCATAG GTTGGGAATTCGAAGCTTAGTGTTGGAATCCTCGGATAGATTGAGGGTCACTGGATTTTCCTTCACGACATGGACAAATGCTTGGAGGGCATTAGATGCTGTTGGCCTTGGTGACTCCCTCCGACAACATCATCAAAGGCTTTATGG GAATGTGACTAGCTCTACAATTTCAGGACATCAAACCTCAGAGACGTCATTTGAAGCCAAAGGAAAACA TGGAGTCCATGAAGTTCGTCGTGTCAAAAGGAATATGTTGGTGGAAGCCCTTGCAAAGGAGCTTCCAAGTGGCACAATTAGGTACTCTTCCAAGGTGGTTTCTATAGAGGAATCAGGCTTCTATAAGCTTTTGCATCTTGCTGATGGAACCATTCTCAAAACCAag GTGTTGATTGGGTGTGATGGAGTGAACTCAGTGGTGGCAAAGTGGCTGGGCTTCAACAAACCAGCTTTCACAGGGAGATCTGCCATTAGGGGCCGTGTGGATTTCAAGCGCGATCATGGGCTTGGGAACAAGTTCATGCAATTTTTTGGGAAAGGTGCTCGATCTGGTTTCCTTCCTTGTGATGATAACACTGTCCATTGGTTTTTCACCTGGACTCCCTCCTCCAGCCAAG agaaagagataaaaaataacGGAGCTGAAATGAAGCGACTTGTGCTAAGCAAGCTAGGAAAGATGCCTGATGAAGTAAGGGCTGTTATTGAAAACACTGATTTGGATAGTTTTATATCATCCCCATTGAAGTACAGACATCCTTGGGAGCTTCTTTGGGGAAATATCAGCAAAGGCAATGCTTGTGTGGCCGGTGATGCTCTCCACCCCATGACTCCAGACATTGGCCAAGGTGGTTGTGCTGCCTTGGAAGATGGTGTTGTCTTGGCCAGGTGTCTTGCTGAGGCGTTATTGAAAGAACCAAGTGGGGAGAAATTACctgaaaaagaagaatataagAGGATTGAAATGGGGTTGAAGAAGTATGCCAAAGAGAGGAGATGGAGAAGCATTGAGCTCATTACTACTGCTTATATGGTTGGTTTCTTCCAACAGGGTGATGGAAAAGTGATGAACTTCTTTAGGGATATATTGGCTGCATACATGGCTGGGTTGCTGTTGAAGAGGGCTGACTTTGATTGTGGGAAGCTCAGCATTTCATAA
- the LOC132169947 gene encoding zinc finger BED domain-containing protein RICESLEEPER 2-like, with amino-acid sequence MDNTFQLNKFNDVDLGDDSLTIDPTPGSGVSASTECTLDGHVNLVSPVVVESRDDAGARDGDGAEAEGGAGVEGGSAAFQRKERQKISKVWNDFSSITINGVKKFQCNWCKRLLSVGKSSTTSTLSRYLTACVKFVEVNSLKKQKTLSFEPSDDNDGLGTLTNLLSMRRMLENLLPICANAVAIDILRDDIELRGSLPIGGLMFHVRCCAHIINLLVQAGLTEIGDIIDSVRQGIKYIVASERRLNLFSDIAKRLDLGCNKLILDVPTRWNNANLMLKTAIRFKEVFPRYYRVEQAFLWVVSPEQWDKVENVNQVLAVFNDVINVVSGSDYPTSNLFLPEVWRMKRNCGY; translated from the exons ATGGACAATACATTTCAACTCAATAAATTCAATGATGTTGATTTGGGTGATGATTCACTCACTATTGACCCTACTCCTGGATCTGGTGTGTCTGCTAGCACTGAATGCACACTAGATGGACATGTTAATCTGGTTTCTCCTGTTGTTGTTGAATCTAGGGATGACGCTGGGGCTAGGGATGGGGATGGGGCTGAGGCTGAAGGTGGGGCTGGGGTTGAAGGTGGGTCAGCTGCCTTCCAAAGGAAGGAAAGGCAAAAGATTTCCAAAGTCTGGAATGACTTTTCTTCTATTACAATAAATGGTGTTAAAAAATTCCAATGTAATTGGTGTAAGAGGTTGCTTTCTGTAGGGAAATCTAGTACTACCTCCACCCTTAGTAGGTATTTAACTGCTTGTGTGAAATTTGTGGAGGTGAATAGTCTTAAGAAGCAAAAAACTTTGTCATTTGAACCTAGTGATGACAATGATGGTTTAGGGACCTTGACAAATTTACTTTCAATGAGAAGAATGTTAGAGAACTTGCTGCCCATATG TGCTAATGCTGTTGCCATTGACATTTTGAGAGATGATATTGAGTTGAGGGGTAGTTTGCCTATTGGGGGGCTTATGTTTCATGTTAGGTGTTGTGCTCATATTATCAATTTGTTGGTGCAAGCAGGGCTTACAGAAATAGGGGACATAATAGATTCTGTTAGGCAGGGGATTAAGTATATAGTGGCTTCTGAGAGGCGGTTGAATTTATTTAGTGATATAGCAAAGCGTTTGGACCTAGGTTGTAATAAACTTATTTTAGATGTTCCTACCCGATGGAATAACGCTAACTTGATGTTGAAGACTGCAATTAGGTTCAAGGAAGTGTTTCCTAGATACTATAGAGTAGAGCAGGCTTTTCTGTGGGTGGTAAGTCCTGAACAGTGGGATAAGGTTGAGAATGTGAACCAAGTTTTAGCTGTTTTCAATGATGTGATCAATGTTGTCTCTGGAAGTGATTATCCTACATCTAATCTGTTTCTACCTGAGGTGTggagaatgaaaagaaattgtGGATATTAA
- the LOC132188581 gene encoding monooxygenase 2-like isoform X2: MMETGEDIVIVGAGIAGLTTSLGLHRLRVTGFSFTTWTNAWRALDAVGLGDSLRQHHQRLYGNVTSSTISGHQTSETSFEAKGKHGVHEVRRVKRNMLVEALAKELPSGTIRYSSKVVSIEESGFYKLLHLADGTILKTKVLIGCDGVNSVVAKWLGFNKPAFTGRSAIRGRVDFKRDHGLGNKFMQFFGKGARSGFLPCDDNTVHWFFTWTPSSSQEKEIKNNGAEMKRLVLSKLGKMPDEVRAVIENTDLDSFISSPLKYRHPWELLWGNISKGNACVAGDALHPMTPDIGQGGCAALEDGVVLARCLAEALLKEPSGEKLPEKEEYKRIEMGLKKYAKERRWRSIELITTAYMVGFFQQGDGKVMNFFRDILAAYMAGLLLKRADFDCGKLSIS, translated from the exons ATGATGGAAACAGGGGAAGACATTGTGATTGTGGGAGCTGGAATTGCTGGTCTTACAACATCCTTAGGACTTCATAG ATTGAGGGTCACTGGATTTTCCTTCACGACATGGACAAATGCTTGGAGGGCATTAGATGCTGTTGGCCTTGGTGACTCCCTCCGACAACATCATCAAAGGCTTTATGG GAATGTGACTAGCTCTACAATTTCAGGACATCAAACCTCAGAGACGTCATTTGAAGCCAAAGGAAAACA TGGAGTCCATGAAGTTCGTCGTGTCAAAAGGAATATGTTGGTGGAAGCCCTTGCAAAGGAGCTTCCAAGTGGCACAATTAGGTACTCTTCCAAGGTGGTTTCTATAGAGGAATCAGGCTTCTATAAGCTTTTGCATCTTGCTGATGGAACCATTCTCAAAACCAag GTGTTGATTGGGTGTGATGGAGTGAACTCAGTGGTGGCAAAGTGGCTGGGCTTCAACAAACCAGCTTTCACAGGGAGATCTGCCATTAGGGGCCGTGTGGATTTCAAGCGCGATCATGGGCTTGGGAACAAGTTCATGCAATTTTTTGGGAAAGGTGCTCGATCTGGTTTCCTTCCTTGTGATGATAACACTGTCCATTGGTTTTTCACCTGGACTCCCTCCTCCAGCCAAG agaaagagataaaaaataacGGAGCTGAAATGAAGCGACTTGTGCTAAGCAAGCTAGGAAAGATGCCTGATGAAGTAAGGGCTGTTATTGAAAACACTGATTTGGATAGTTTTATATCATCCCCATTGAAGTACAGACATCCTTGGGAGCTTCTTTGGGGAAATATCAGCAAAGGCAATGCTTGTGTGGCCGGTGATGCTCTCCACCCCATGACTCCAGACATTGGCCAAGGTGGTTGTGCTGCCTTGGAAGATGGTGTTGTCTTGGCCAGGTGTCTTGCTGAGGCGTTATTGAAAGAACCAAGTGGGGAGAAATTACctgaaaaagaagaatataagAGGATTGAAATGGGGTTGAAGAAGTATGCCAAAGAGAGGAGATGGAGAAGCATTGAGCTCATTACTACTGCTTATATGGTTGGTTTCTTCCAACAGGGTGATGGAAAAGTGATGAACTTCTTTAGGGATATATTGGCTGCATACATGGCTGGGTTGCTGTTGAAGAGGGCTGACTTTGATTGTGGGAAGCTCAGCATTTCATAA